The nucleotide sequence ttcaaaatccttcccttttaatagtattgatttttaaaaaaatttatctgtaaaatttacatttataaaagCAAATTCAAAATAACTGTGGATTTGAAAATAACTAGGCTTGAggattaaatatataaacaaaaagatatttaaaaatcataattgtGGTATATAATTGAAGTTTCACAAATCAAGcctttaatttgattttacagTTTACTTTTggagagttaaaaaaaaaatcatacttaaagttataaaatatttttggagaCGCTTTTATAAGGGGTGTTATATAGTTTCAAACTGGTTCATATCtagtattttgaagtttattaaCACGTGTTAGATTTGTAAGAGTTTCTCTACTTTTAAAACTCCATTACATCGActgtaaattttatttcttgctttttatattttgagtacatcaaatgttttttttgggtaaGATTATACGGtaatttgaaaggtttaatatttgatttcttttttgtcGACGGTTTAATATTTGAATTCAGTAACTCActttgttgtattatataattcATACCCTTTAAACTCCTTAAATCCTTAATATTTAGGTGGTAGACAAGATTTAAGAATatgataaaaacattttttcaggATTCAAACATTTCTTGAAACAAAATCATTGCTAtgtgtaaattttgaaattgtaCTCAACTTATGTAGTTTACATGATTATTCAGTAATATGCAGTCCGGCTATCTCTAATGTTACTTAGAAAACATTATAAACCTGGATCACACCGTATAATAGCATTTTAGATAGAAATATTCTTTGTAACACCAAGTACATTTATATCGAAACTGATCAGATCAACTAATATAATATGTCAAAAAGAAAATGTTCAGGTGACATTGAGCAGATCTTTTACCCAGCTAAAACAAGCCTTTTGTGTTCTCATATTCTCCAATTTTCcgcaattttcaattttataaggACATCTCCACTAGTTggctttattttcattttaaaaatgtactttcttcaaaataaatgaaaaaatgaaacatCTTTTCCAATGATTTGCTTCAATTTTTAGTAAAAAGAATTacaaatatatttcatatctactttatcattaattattaataacactttatactttttaatatttactaaatttacacaactattttgttttaacaataTTCCAAAACAGTTGTTATAAAATTCAacattttatcatataataaaattattaaaacataataaaataaataacaacaaTACTAGATTTTATAAAGAAACATTAATGTTATATCTTTTCCACAAATGATCAATTAAATCGTTCTGAAGTGCGAAATGTTCATTTCAGTTCTTGTAGATCGcgttaaatttttttggaaacgaatattattatgttattaGATATTAACCTTCATAGGTGAAAATTTTCTACTAACTTCAATTGGTATTTCAAAATCGCGCTCATCATCAATTATcatattatgtaaaattatacaaataattattatgTCATGTATCACTTTTTTTTCAAAGACAAACTGACCCTTTACAATTGCAACGCGTGATTGGACAACTCTAAAATATTGCTTTTCTGGATTCAAAGGCATGTTCCACATCTCAATATCTTAATGATTTTAATGGACCAAGAGTTGATTTACCACATTATTAGTGTTACTTTATGTtgtattaattttttagtttagtGTTATCAATCATGTATTTcactttttatattaattttataatgttatctttcctttaatatatgtttaatatatttaatattataaattaattagatgaaaataataaataaatatgagaTATTAATTGGgttatatattatcaaaaaataaGAACAAGTTAAAGTTAAAgaccaatttaaaatttaaaattttcttcttaaaaatgaaaatattattagtatatcttcaaatttgaaacaatattgtttattttgaaacaagaaATAGAATACTAGTGGAGCacaatttttctttaaaatgaaATTCTAGGCTTAGAGGAAATCTTCGGGCTACTATGTGCATATTGGGCCATGAAAAACACGGTTCCGAAATTATAAACTAGACTTCGTGCCGGTTCTAATTTATAAAATGACAGGCAGTTTATTTTACAAATCACGGAACAATACAACGTTACGGTTTGGGACTGCTTCTTCAGAGAGAAACGTTATACGGGTTCGTCTTCCTCATCTCAAAGGAGACATCCCAAAAAAAGCGAAAAGGGTGATCGAAAAAGCAACACACTTTGAGTAACAAAAGTaagtttattttcttcaaaCATAACTTGTAATTGCTTGATTTCTTCCCTGTCTTAACTGCAACTTGTCTGATCCCTTGCTTACTTGATTTCTTCAAAAATTCTGAAGTCTTATCATCTAACTTTTCCACAGTTACTTTCGTAATTCTTTTCAATTTGATCGTTTGTGATTAATGACTTGTCATGACTTCGATTTGATCCTTTAATGTATAGCAAACGAGGAGATCACTGTATTTAAGAAAGAGATCGACTTTAAGATAGTTAATGTTTCCGAGATTTTACCCAAATAAAAAAGTTTCCTAATTTGGCATAGTTAATGTTGACTCTTGTCTGTGTGTCGCAGATGGCAGCATTGGAggaactgaagaagaagctttctCCTTTGTTTGATGCTGAGAAGGGTTTCTCTTCATCCTCATCATTAGATCCAAACGACTCATATTTAGTAAGTTTTTCTTGTGGTCTTATAGTGAAGAAGTTGCTATGTTATAGGGTTCTGTTGTGGTGAAGTTTTTGTTGGTTTGTGAAGTTATCAGATGGTGGAACTGTTAATTTGCTAAGTAGATCATATGGAGTTTACAACTTCAACGAGCTCGGGTTACAAAAATGCACAACTTCTCATGTCGATGAGTCAGAGAGTAGCGAGACGACGTATCAATGTGCTTCCCATGAGATGAGGGTCTTTGGAGCTATAGGAAGCGGAGCTAGCAGCGTTGTTCAACGCGCTATTCATATCCCTAAACACAGGCTTCTCGCCTTGAAGAGAATCAATATCTTCGAAAGGGTAAACTGTAAAGCACTCCCTTTCCTTATACTACCGAGAATGTTTATTGATTTGGTTGAGTTGGGCAGGAGAAAAGACAGCAACTGCTTACAGAGATACGGACGCTGTGTGAAGCTCCTTGTCATGAAGGTCTTGTGGACTTTCACGGAGCGTTTTATAGTCCTGACTCGGGACAGATCAGCATAGCTCTTGAATACATGGATGGAGGATCTCTTGCAGATATCTTGAAAGTGACTAAGAAGATACCTGAGCCTGTTCTTTCATCAATGTTCCACAAACTCTTGCAAGTAAAGATACTTAACTCTCTTCATTTGTGCAATAAATAAAGATTAAGGTGCAACTATGTGGTGCGGTTTTGGTTTTAGGGATTGAGCTACTTGCATGGAGTGAGACATCTTGTCCATAGAGACATCAAACCTGCAAACCTGCTTGTAAATCTCAAAGGGGAACCAAAGATAACTGATTTTGGCATAAGTTCCGGTCTTGAGAACTCAATGGCTATGGTGAGCGAATGAATCTCTTGCTTCACCTTATGGCTCCAATAATACCTTTTCAGAGTTTATCTAACTTGCTTCACCTTATGGTTGCAAAGTGTGCTACTTTTGTTGGAACTGTCACCTACATGTCACCAGAGCGGATTAGGAATGATGGTTATTCTTATCCAGCTGATATATGGAGCCTTGGTCTTGCTCTTTTTGAATGTGGCACTGGAGAGTTTCCATATATAGCTAATGAAGGTCCTGTTAATCTTATGTTGCAGGTGAGATCAACTTGgccattttttgttttgttgtcatGTACTATTTTCAATCTACACTAAATTTTATGTCCTTTTTGTGTTATGTGGTTGTAAGATCTTGGATGATCCATCACCAACACCATCAAAACAAGAATTCTCACCAGAGTTCTGTTCCTTCATTGATGCTTGCCTCCAGAAAGATGCAGATGCTAGACCAACTGCTGATCAGGTTCAAAGATTGTtgcttttctttgtttttttgtctgTTTCAACTTAAGATTTGTTAAAATCTCTTTGTATTCAACTCTGATGGtgtttcctctgtttcttgAGTAGCTTCTGTCACATCCTTTTATTACAAAACATGAGAAGGAAAGTGTAGATCTGGCTGCTTTTGTCCGAAGCATCTTTGATCCAACTCAAAGACTGAAAGATATAGCAGATGTAAGTATGATGGTTTGCTTAGTCAGTAAActgcaaaattaaaattaagacATTAATGATCGTGATGGGTCTCTGTTCAGATGCTCACCATACATTATTACTCCCTCTTTGATGGATATGATGATCTTTGGCACCACATTAGATCTCTGTACACTGAAACTTCTGTTTTCAGGTAACCAAAACTCTCACAATTTCAAACACAGCATATGATTTTCGGTTTActattcggtttggtttggtttgttttcttggttaaagtttgttgtttttttcctGCAGTTACTCTGGAAAACAATACACAGGCTCTACAGAAATCTTGTCACAATTATCAAACATTCGCAACACATTAGCAGGAGATTTGCCAAGTGAGAAACTCGTTCATGTCGTTGAGAAGCTTCAATGCAAGCCCCATGGCGTTGGTGGGTTCATGATTCGTGCAATAGGATCATTCATTGTGGGAAACCAGTTTCTGATATGTGGTGATGGAGTTCAAGCAGAAGGGCTTCCGAGTTTCAAAGATCTCGGGTTCGATCTTGGAACCAGACGCGTTGGTCGGTTTCAAGAACAGTTTGTTGTTGAATCTGGTGATCTCATTGGTCGCTATTTTATAGCTAAGCAAGAGCTTTATATTACAAATTAAGATTGTAAACCACACATGAGATTAAAAAATGTTGTTCTCTTAGTGTAACTAAGCTATAATTATTTAACTTCTTCAATTAAACGTTCAAACCAGGGAGAAAGTAAACCTAAAAACATATTGTTTTCTAAAGTAAATTGTAATTTttgatatatgatttttttttcaaagatatatgattattatatattcatactaactatcattattaaatattaactaTTATTGTCAATTTAAACCAAGCATAATCtccatatataattatattttcttagaatgcaaataatttaaaaataagaatctaatatttattaagtttaggaatgtaatttttttatttatgaaaatacgaataaaataatctattaatttaattaatttatattagattttttttgtagtatcTAAACCggcaaaaatatttatatttactttcaacctttataaaatatttgagttgttttaaagaaaataatttaaaagaaaataaataaaatgttattgaAAAAGTAGAAcctaatgttttataaattttggacaCAAGATTAGTTGATGTGTTATTTGGAAACACATTTAATAGTATAATGTTATTTTGCGTAActagaatataaaatttagcTATATAGCAGAAgagtatatttaatttaaaacataaaaaattggGTCCTTTAGaatgattctattttaataagagAAACTTGGTGTAAACTGCGCCATACCATACGTgggataaaataatttataaaatatatatgttatatatgttaTGTATTTGTTATAGTTGTTACAATATTAAAATCTTATCACACACATTAGTAAAGAATAGTtagttttaggctgaaaaaaccaaatccgaaccaaaattagttaaatGTCTAAATGAGTTCAAAAAAATTTTATCTAGAGAACCGAAATCAAATCCGACACGAACCGAAATATTTCGGGTACACAAATGTatgcaaaatatatttatgtacctaaatatattagttattttagatttaaatattaaaaaaatatccaatatatataagatgtaTTGAAGTTGTCCAAAACACCttgaaaacccaaaacccgaataGAGCCGAACCAAATCCGAATGGATACCCAAATGCCCACCCCTAGTTAATTTACAAACTCGCGAACCatgatatataataagctttacGTTTCATAAATCAAGccttataaaaaataagaaatgttttgaaaaccggaccGGACATTGACTCGGCATTGTAGCCGGGTCAATGGTCGGACCGGTTCAAccgggttttaaattttaatttaattttaaattaagtaactatatatatatgtataactaaaaaattatttttctaaaattgtaTATCATTGttagaataaaaaatgatataaaaaaaaaaagaaaattttaaaataatataacataatttaaaaaatattttcctttatttagatatatatttaaaaacaatatgatttttatgaaatacttttaaaatttacatttttttaataatttttatttgaatttgagAAGCCGGGTTTAAATATTGAACTGGGTTTTACCGATTTTTAGTGAGTTTCACCGATTTTTTACCAGGTATGCTGGTTTAACTCAAATCTGATTTTTAATACAACTTAGAACTGGTTAGAAGGCTAAGTCACGTTCCGACCGACTAAGCCGACATGGTTTTCAAAACACTGCAAATAAAGGGTgctgaccaaaaaaaacaaacaatggATAACAATTTTCAATAAACCCGTCTTTACCATACATATATTTACATACTCAGTATTAATACAATACCGATTTGTATGATAAATTTGATAAACAAAATACGTGATAATATTAGGTGAAAGCTCGCTTGTTGGatacggtctccaactggaaggatgACTGGATtttgaaggggtatgagcgtggcaaacccccTGAGCTCACCACAGATGTGtaggatggcctcatccgttattggcgggaTCCTGACTCCATTAGAGTCGCCGAATCTTTCTCTGCCTCCCGTTAGAtggtagatgagcacggccacgggccgatgcttcactctaCGGGTCAAAAACCCCATGCCGATGTCCGTCTCgatatggtaattaaatatataatttaattatatatatatatatatatagatatatatattctgactttcttaaatgttttttaggccaaagagacgagAAAACTCCCGTCTCTTttgcaactttacgagaggacccacaagaacaaggcgggccaaCTTCTAGATGCCAGGTCCGAGGAGATCTTCAACAACTTGGTTGGTCGGGTTAAAGAACGCTAGATCCAGCTGACCCAGGAGTccaccgatggattacccgtcaccttatccacacttgaagtggataggatttacgaggaggtaaattttttgaaattttaagttttttttattattcatttaatttaaatttaactttttactaataatattttttttttgtttttaagattgttcctaagaaaaagggacgtacgttggggattggtttcATCAAcaatgttccgagagcgacatcgtcttatggtcagagacgggatgatgaagtcactcagcTGCGTAACAAGTTGGACTCGACGCGATCttcgttcacagctcgtatgggtggagtcgagggcttcttggacgttgtagcggccacaaatccggaatgggagtccttgttgaggaacatgctACGACAAAATCTcattccaggcgagtcatccgacacaCATGACGAGGCGGATGTAGAGACGAGGAGTGAGGAATTCTAACGGGCGATGAACGatccttagttcttttttttcttttcgttggttgtattataaattcaaaacttatttatgtataaaatattttcatacttacgtttattttcaaattatatttttattaataaattaaataatttttattatattttttaattctggaAAATAACAAATCGAAGTAAATTAGTAGCTAAATTACGACTACATTGCGTGGAAAGTTTGCgaggaagttacgaggaaaACTTTTACGGCAACACTACGAGGAAAGCTTAACAAGTATTTTACGTGTAAGGGTTTACGtgtaatttacgaggaaatactttcgaaGTATTTACGAGAAATTGTAACGTCCTCCTTAGGTGGAAAGGTTATGTGGTTCTTACGACAAATACTGACGAAGTGTGTTTCTCACTAGTTTACGACAAATTGGCGAAGAAATATGCGTTACAACGAACGAATAACGATGAAActtgtttcctcgctaattcctcatAAAGCCTATTTTACAACAAACTTACTACGAATTTCGTGTCGTTAATGTTGTGTTTGCTTGCAGTGAATAGCAAttatatatttcagctttctttcTTTCCGTGCAAATCATTATCATATGAGCGaatatatttaaactttaaatgGATTATATGATACAGTTACCATATATAATGATAATGTATTACCatatattatgttattaatAAGCCGGTTATAGTAATGTAGGTCTATTTTAATATGGGTTGTGAAGAAAGATGATGTTGACACCTAAGCACTAAAACTTAAATTACAACTAAAAAATGttcctcaaataatatatacttgGTGGACCGCCCGCACGCATGTGCGGAcattaacattaatattaaattgataaaagaAATTGCACCCCATACACTAAACTTTTACCCTAATTAACCAAATACCCTAAATCCCACAATGTTATACCTTTTTTCATAGACACAAACTAGTCACAtcattggtattttcatttttttagggttttaaacCAATTCACCCAATtgataattacatatttacaactatataataCTTGTGTTACAtgtatatggttaatatgaaagattcgatgttacatattgatatttatactatgttcatatgaacaaataatacattaaaacgTTTAGAAAACGATCACATTTAACACTAatcttaaaacatcaaaaaaatataattgaaaaaaaacaaagatttcACGCATAACCCTCCAATTAAAAATCAgccatgaaatataaaagagagattTTAATTACCTGAGATTTATTATCATTGGTTTCATTGTAACAGCATAGATGATTTACGGTTTCCTTCTCTAAGCCTTGAGTCAGAAAATAGGtaattctaacaaaaatatttaaagatgtaaacaatccccaaaagataacaaattatataattgataggaCAACGTCAATCagtttaaaagtttttaaaaaagctTTGAGATTACCTTTGGATTTCAGACGTACGGAAGAGAATCacgcacaataaataaattgcacttgattagcatacacatcttatattatattcttgataagtgatttaactttataaaaaaaagaattacctTTTTTGAAAGAGATGATCAGTTCCTGGATAAACAGTGTCGTctttttttgttagttgaatCACTACTGATGCAAAATTATAGATAGAGATACAACATGGAGAGgaagataacaaaaataaacggagaagaagaatcccccATAAAATTATCAGTAATAGTGTTCCCGTCTATGAGTTACTTATTGATTATCATACACCTGCGCAAGATCACAAAAGTAGAATTTAAATTAGAACaatcaaaaacatatgaaaacttaaaagatagatGCGTGAAACTAATGGGGGTGACGTGATATTTATATAGCAAATTAGTTTAAGTTTCTAAATGACCTAGTTTTCAAGAGAAGCTATGAGATAGAATATcctctaataaattttaattcagcTATGAGATAGAACGTCTtctaatgaatttttaaaatattatggttataatatatacataattttggtaACTCAAATCTtgctacatatatatttaaatattaaatgcatgATATTAGGAAAGAAGATATCTCGTTAGTTGATTGCAACtggtttttgaaaaaacaaatcccactataaggatttaaataatagataataaggaaagaataaggaattttaacgttaaaactcttcaactaagtttgttttgggtaaaaacccccaaactaaatatttaacaaaaaacccccctaaattaatgtataagcttctataaatgacttagaacctcttataataatttaaaacgtctgatttttataaatgtatttataattttataaatgatttataaagcatgcattgaattattagacattaataatagttattatgatactttatatGCAAATATAATTCTGTCTATACgaatataaatcattatatcaatgcaaataaacacttttgtttattatttaatgtaatttataaatatataaaaaattgatcgcattattactctttcatagtttcaacaattagttaccataaataattatttataatattatgtagattatttgaaaagtggtaat is from Brassica napus cultivar Da-Ae chromosome A4, Da-Ae, whole genome shotgun sequence and encodes:
- the LOC106446164 gene encoding mitogen-activated protein kinase kinase 3-like encodes the protein MAALEELKKKLSPLFDAEKGFSSSSSLDPNDSYLLSDGGTVNLLSRSYGVYNFNELGLQKCTTSHVDESESSETTYQCASHEMRVFGAIGSGASSVVQRAIHIPKHRLLALKRINIFEREKRQQLLTEIRTLCEAPCHEGLVDFHGAFYSPDSGQISIALEYMDGGSLADILKVTKKIPEPVLSSMFHKLLQGLSYLHGVRHLVHRDIKPANLLVNLKGEPKITDFGISSGLENSMAMCATFVGTVTYMSPERIRNDGYSYPADIWSLGLALFECGTGEFPYIANEGPVNLMLQILDDPSPTPSKQEFSPEFCSFIDACLQKDADARPTADQLLSHPFITKHEKESVDLAAFVRSIFDPTQRLKDIADMLTIHYYSLFDGYDDLWHHIRSLYTETSVFSYSGKQYTGSTEILSQLSNIRNTLAGDLPSEKLVHVVEKLQCKPHGVGGFMIRAIGSFIVGNQFLICGDGVQAEGLPSFKDLGFDLGTRRVGRFQEQFVVESGDLIGRYFIAKQELYITN